One Glycine max cultivar Williams 82 chromosome 8, Glycine_max_v4.0, whole genome shotgun sequence genomic window, acgttggtggcgactccgcgcatcttcctcccatggaagacgcacccgcgagccccacgtcgccctcccgccgaagggtaggttgcgacaatatgCTTTCTATATTGTAGGGAGACGAAATCCATGTTGTTTGCAAGCAGGATCAGCTGAAGTCTCGCAAGGctgatttgaaagaaaatttgaCTTATGTGAtgcataattttaaagttatcaAGAATGATGGGAAATTCAGAGTTTGTGATCatgaatataaattatgttttactgGAGTTACTGTTGTTAGGCAATGTGATATGGAACAGTTACCTTTTAGGAAATTCAGATTTGTTGCTTTTTCCAGTGTCATTGCTGGTCATTTTAAAATTGGACTCTTGGTTGGTAAGATCGTTGTTTGCAATTTGTGGattcattttgattgacttgCTTATGGCTTTTCAAGTAAGATACGTTTACCTTGTGGTTGTTTTAGATGTTATTGGCGTGGTTGATGAAGTGGTATTCCGATATGTGTCATCCAAAAATACGAGGGTTGTTTTGAATTTAAAGGATTTAAGGTTATCTTTTACCATTTAATTTGAGTGTGTGTGATTGTTGCTTGTATCTAATGATGATTAGCTGCTGATATACTGATACATTAattgttgtttccttctgataGTGGACAGGTGCTATCCTATACACTCTGGGAAAATTACTGCCTACAGTTTTTGTCTTATTTGAATGATATTGAAGATGAAAGACTGATCGTTATTCTCTTGACTCATGCTAGGATTAAGGAAGCACAGGGTCAGTGTAATGTTAGATTTCTCAATTTCCATGCTTGccagattatatttttttgggtcTAATCTATAGGATCATATCCGGCATCGGTCAGTAATTCTTTCAAGGCGTCTAAACTCATGATCAATGACCTCATGCTGGAAATCCAAGAATTTAGAGAGAGGTATTTTGGCAATGTATTGCTTATGTGATTGTAATTTCAAATTGTTAGATATATAAGTAATGTTTGCTGGGCTTTTGCATTTGTTGTATTGTTATAGTCTTTTAGATTTAGGGATCGAGGTTAGATCAATTTTGACGCCTATTGGACAAGGGAGTTCACAGGTTTCAAGGTCATCTCAATTATCATCAAAAGATGCGTTTCTGTCAAATACTGAAGTAAAAAATATCTCTCAGATTAATGCCAGTTCAGAGGTGATGTTCTTATTCATTTGtagcttttctttgtagaaaatCTAATGTCAGTTTCTTCAAACAGGAGTTTGTTTGTGTTACTGTCGCCAAGATTACAACCATAGTGATGGACAACTATTCATGGTGCTATTTGGCTTGTggtcaatgttataaaaaaactgGCATGCAAACTGTGTCGTTCACATGTCTGTGTGGCAAAGAGAATGATCAACCTGAACTGAGGTGATTGATTCATTGTTTAATTAGTATGATGTTTATCAGCTACATTTTCTTATGCTGGTATCTATATTGGCAGGTATCGGGTTGAGGTGATTGTTAATCACAAGGGTGAACAAACCAAATTTTTGATCTGGGATTGTGAATGTGCACAGTTAATTGGTCAGTCCACGGATGAAGTCAACAGGTTCAAAATAGAAGTATGTTATTGTATTGTCAtgcaatgttttttaatttacactGAACATTTGTTACCTtgctatcaattttcattcttttttttttctgcgcAAGGATGGGGACGTTGATTTAAATGCCTCTCCTCAAGCACTAGATAGGCTATTGGGTTGTTTCCTTGCATTCAGAGTGAAGGTGCAACCAACGTTCAGGAATTCTGTTGTtcttaaatattcaaatgaatCAGACTTGATCAATGTTGTGCTAGATATGATTCCCGATAGTGAGGTTGTGTTTTGTCAAATCTATTTTAGTTATTGTGAGTATATGTATatattccatttgttttttaacTGTCGATTCATATATCATCTAGCCATGTTGCAAGATTGAGAATTCAATACTTGAGTCGACCGATCCTACAGTGCTTGAATCTGTGAGCTAACATtgtctttctctgttttttttttgtgtatgttGCAATGATGGCAACAAAATTTAGCTGACTCATCAATCAATATTTGATGCAGCAATCTTTGTCTATTACCGCTGATCATGATGGGCCAATGGTTGGCTCAAGTGAGCCTATAGAGTTTGAATCTGTAAGTTGGGGTTGTCGTTGTGTGTTTTTGCTGGTGTATTTTTGGATGATGTCAACAGAATTTACCTTACtgatcaattaatattttatgcagCAATCTGTGTCTATTACCGGGGATCATGACCCTCTTCTCAAGATTCCATTGACACCAATTAAGCGCGTATCTTCTGATGAGTTGGATAATGAGGGAAAAAACTTTCAGATTTCACCTGCTGAAGTTTCCTCGAACAAATTAGCCAGGCATTCTTAGCCTGAATGAATTATGTTGTTGAAATGTTGCCTTAGATGTTTTTTGATGATCGTATGGTCAAATTGTAATATTTACCCCGTCACagtttttgtggtttttttaACTCTTTGCATGGAGGACGTTGTTGGAACATTAATTTTCGTTAAATAGATTTTGTAGTTGCAAACAAAACTGGTTTTTCCCTCTTtgattaaatgaaataatagttttttgGGACTTTGCATTACTCTATTTGTTAACCCTGTGATGAAATTCCAATCTGTGCATTGTTGTTGTCAAAAACTTAatgaatgtaatcaattaaaattagctGATTAATGTTAACGAGTTAAGATAACTGATAAAAACAGATTGAATGCAAGAATTATTTCAGTTCAATACAAGAATGCTGATAAATGTTAACAAGTGCAGATAACTCATGAATTAAGGCTTTTTTGGAGGGAATTGCACATGAACTAAAATATAAACTgacatttactaattaaaaactcAGTCTTTTGACAACTCAAATATTAATGGTAAGTCATTAGAATCAGTAAAATAGGAAATTGCTATTGCATAGCTAATTTGGAAATTTAGTATAATCAGTGCTAAGTGAGGACAGATTCAAGGAAAGGATTATTTCGATTCTATTAGAGATGAGAATTGCAAATATGACACATTGATCAATCAAAGAAAGATTGGACAACGTTCGATATCAAAGTTTTCTCTACCCTGCATCTTTAGTTGTAGTTTTGTGTTGTGATTTCAATTTAAtgctaaattttcttttttatctttctctacCCTGCATCTTTAGTTGTAATTTTGTGTTGTAAtttcaatttgatgctcaattttttttaaaattataatgataacTATAAAAATGTCTAATCACATTTAATCTAGCAAATGCAGATTTTATAATGCTAAATTACTGCTTATAGTTTTTGATGTATAATTTGGTCTCTGTGTATTTCAAATCTTTGTTGTGGTGAATTGATATACAAAACAGGTTCATTGATATCAACTGCAAACATGCAAAAGAATGCACATGCAAAATGCATGTATCTCAGGTAAAGCCAGAATGTATAGAAAATGtatcctgcaaaaaaaaaaaaaaaaaaaacctcagcCTGACAGATCACATGAGGCAAGTATAGATTTCACTCTGAAAGGCtcttttaattatgaattttttatgtcATATATATTTCTCCATTAGCTTACCTATCAATACAGATgaacaaaaaacaatttatcaCAGAATTATCCAAGCTGTCAACAACAATGAAGGTGGAATGTTTTTCCTATACGGATTTGGAGGCATAGGAAAAACATTCATATGGAGAACATTAGCAAGTTCATTGAGAGCAGAGAatcaaattgttattattgttgctTCTAGCGGAATAGCCTCTCTATTATTACCAGAAAGCAGAACTGCACATTCCAGATTTAAAATTCATGTACCAATTTTTGAAGACTCAACATGTAATATCCATCAAGGGACCCAATTAGCAGAATTATTGAACCAGACAAGTCTAATAATTTGGGATGAAGCACCAATGGCccacaaattttgttttcaagcACTTGATCAAAGTTTAAGAGACATTATCACAAATAAATCAAgttcaaatcaaatatttagaGGCAAAATTATAGTATTCGGTGGAGATTTTCGCCAAATACTACCAGTCATCTCAAGAGGAACCTGCTCAGACGTTGTAAATGCAACAACCAATTCATCCTATCTATGAGATTCATGTGAAATATTAACCTTGACAAAAAACATGCGCTTGCACAACAATCTAGAATCAGTTGATCAACAAGAAACTGCCACATTTGCTAAATGGATTCTAGACATTGGAGATGGAATTATAGGTGATGAAAATGATGGTTATGCTACAATTCAAGTTCCTGCTCATCTACTCATTACTCAATATGATGATCCAATCAGTGGTATAGTCAAATCAACATTCCCGGACTTAGATCAACACCATAATAATCCGGAATTCTTTAAATCCAAGCCAATACTAGCTTTAACAAatgaaacaataaaacaaatcaaTCATTACGTACTATCCTTCATTCTAGGTAATTATCTCATTACTTATTTAATTGACACTTGCTCAgtgaaaaatataatcattgAAATTGCAATTTTCCAAATCATAGGTGATCACATGGAATATCTAAGCTCCGATTCCGTTGATAAATCATAAACCAATGAAGATTTGTATTTCCAATCAATTACTACTGAATTCCTTAATTCATTGGATGGTTTGCCAACTCATTCTATCAAACTTAAAATTGGAAGTCCTATAATGTTGTTAAGGAACCTCAACCAAAATCAAGGTCTATGTAATGGTACTAGATTAGTGGTAACAAAGATGACAAAACATGTAATTGCAGCTGAAATTATCTCAGGTTAAAACATTAATCACGCTATTTATATTCCAAGAATGTCAATGTTTCCTTCACATTCACTCTGGCCATTTAAACTATTGAAAAGACAATTTCCGATTATGCTATCTTATGCAATGACAATTAACAAGTCACAGGGACAATTGctatctgtcataccctaatttcgtctgggattattatttgatgatatacaacctttgattgacagcttcgagacacttggcgtcctttgttgcacaatgaatgaagtcccgagacgtgtcagaaatcaaaaggaagcaggcttgcgcaatccgtgaaattccgtaatgtggcggaaatcaaaaagaggtgtttttgcgcaattcgtaagtttccgtaacttcttcgaaagctaaaaaagagtaaatacataatccgtaaagattcgtaaccttgcaggagaaaaataagtatcgttacgaaattcgtaaagtttcgtaacgttacggaaaaagaattaccaaaaaaatagaagggggtgcatttagtaaaaaggggggtacaaatagcaatctggcccacttgggccttctagatccttcctccagaaggctgttgcttctggaggaagcaaccttgctcgcctgggcgagctgggtggcaagctcctcccctattttgctataaatagggggaggagtgaagaagaaaggggttcaacttcttaggcacttctctctctctcgaaattgttgaggaaaattgtttccgtgaagaaaatccaagccgaggcgcttccgtaacgtttccgtgagtaattacgcgaagattctcgaccgttcttcaagattcatcgttcgttcttcgttttcttcagtcttcaacgggtaagtacctcaaaccgagcttttcaattcattctatgtactcgtggtggtccacagtttgtttcatgtatttttattctcattttcatttactttttatacccccttttgatctgcttaagccatttatttaagtcatttctagcctaatctaaaaataaaataaatttccaccgatcgtttgaattgcatcatccgttaatttcggttaaaatgaattccgaccgttcggtcgtgccgtaaccacattggaaatcaaaaaagaggtaaaataataatataataatcaaaaaatacttttttagtaaaataaagcgaaaaatcaatcggacgttttctatttgggatttctcattcttaattgaattgactaataactaaagtgaaactaaggctaaaatcaaactcgcctagtcaagctcgtccacaaaaataggttttgaaagtttatcatttcagtttcttactaagtaaaatggatcatttttaaggtccaacgccttaaaatgatcacccttcaagtaaaaagaatcacttgattcacgcataagaaagaactacgtaggtctgatttcctctttgatggatggtacgtaggagcaagagccccgcttttgtcgacctcaaaaaataaaaagaaataaagttaaggtaacacaatttccacaattctaaaaaataggttgttgtccttcgagacaaacgtaagaggtgctaataccttcctcaagcgtaaatacaactcccgaacttagaattttcattttgaccggtttccttcgattttcccgacgttttccacaaataaacgttggtggcaactccgcgcatctttcctcctttggaaagcgcacctgtgagcctcgcctcgctcgcccgcaaaagggcacgttgcgacagttggcgactccactggggactagttttgtgagttaggcctattttaaggaattgtggatttgtaaaacttcgtgtgtgcatttgttggactgtgtaaaatgtaaataactgttgtctatttcacattctttacactgcattctaagcacccacgggtttgagtaaaaaaggggccatacacccgggttcatgggaatttaaggagtggaggtgaatctatcatcatgctaggtctccgacttgcttgataatagtgaaacctcgtctagagctttctctctttataatgtgttgtcgctggtattccataccgccacaatattattatcttgagtgatgatacctctagaaaacagtcatgtgagttatgaattgttggggagtagttattagagacccctagatattgtcctataggttcccaaataggggcaaagagcaaacacgctccgtgccattcgttctcatgcattttttggtaaatagcactagtttatagttttgctagtgatgtttggtttctttagagtaatacgtaacctttttaatactacgttgaggcgccatcatgcccaaaacgtagcattaaagttggatctctgcagtctcgtatgtgtgaattacccctttgtgttgttttctttccgtttcatgcatgcgcatctgcatcataccgtcacacatgcgttgtatgtgggtctcgtcttttttCATGGGAAGCcgaaagatccatatcgtcttcttaagtgcacacatggggcactgtgcccccccaaatgcgcaataaggagagataatttttcgggctctcgtgtccgtaagtgcattcatatcatgcaccgcataaacatctcttcagcatcataatgaacatatcgttcctacatttgttcgttatcatattccagcatcacattttgcatgagtcattgcatcatcatgcatatgtgttcaacaaactttttattctacaaactgcataccttttgttttcatgttcgctcatgcatgatccttgtattttcctctgcaaaacaaaaaaagggggaagcgtgaaaattcacactacattcttagttgcatggtaccatgagccaaaccatgttgggatcataaacccatttcacttaaaaaaacaaaatgattgaacatggtacctaatgcatggttaactaagaaaggatgtttcttcgggcatctcaatctcataattacattttccatgcatagcatgcataATCCCGAGTCTTGCATCCCTATGAattgttgatgaagtattggcgatcaaaattgccattccctgggttatggggttgaaccaagctcgcgcttttacgaaaaggttcatcgagtcaagttgaagtatgaaagtaaccatcttgcaaaaaattggggcaaaagatggatcgtgttacatcgctccttcgtctactgccaaacacatttagggctgtcgatgttcctgttacttccagtttcaccttgacggagatgtcatggaccatgttgaaaatctaaattgattcaaccccatatcttgtgtaaaaattcgcaatacttcaattgtgcatcattcgcatacatccatgttgttcattggttgcattgctcattgcattctttccttgaaaagaaaaagagaacctaatcattgttataaaaaagaaaaaaaaaagcatgctttacggtgccctcaccgaacctatgctagagctagagtaatgggtaaagcggaggaggtacaagagtagatggaggccgacatggaggccatgaaagagcaaatggccgcaatgatggaggccatgatgagcgtgaagaagataatggaagccaatgcgattgcaattgccgctaccagtgttgttgctaaggtgaacctgatgtccccatcaaccaaatgaatcatccaacctcagatatggtaggcaaagatttggaaagtatgggcggcccccatgatgtgcaaattcaaaacgagcacgccttcccgccatatggcttgcctctcaactatacgccacccaatgtggcgtacactcccaataagaatttcaataactccactcctatacccattgagagccagcaaccccaaactgatcatgcacatgtctcttaaaccgtgggggagacacatgaaattccccatcacaatctagctgacttcgagccttggctcggatatgccactgaagggcaagcagttggtggtatacccctacaaaacccttcggaaggccctcagtatcacccccagctacacctcttgcattccacaacaagtaaaaaccctcgtgctatggcagaaatggaaaagttggatcatttagaggaaaggctcagggccattgaaggaggtgaagattatgcctttgctaacctaaaagagttgttcctagaacccaatatcatcacccctcccaagttcaaggtgctggactttgacaagtacaaggggactacttgccccaagaaccatctaaagatgtattatcggaaaaTGAGGGCATGTGCAAAGATGAGGAATTACTGATACATTCcatccaagaaagtcttactggggtagttgttacctggtacactaacttggaaccttctcgagtccattcctgggaggacctaatggttgcctttgttaggcagtgtTGGTATAATGGCtttggataggatgcaactacaaaatatgtgcaaaaaagggggcacggatctttcaaagaatacacccaaaggtggagagacctggtagctcaagtggcacctcaatgacagagaaaaaatgataatgatagtagacacattaccagtattctactatgaaaagatggtggactacacaccttcaagctttgatgatatggtcttcaccgacgaaaggatcaaagtgagtCTAAAAAGAgacaaatctgatcatcatactttgataaatgccaaaaaaactagggcaagtgaagaggatgagaagaaGGGAGAAAcatatgttgtgactgccattcttatacgaccaagtttcccaccaacccaacaatgtcattactcagccaataacaaaccttctccttacccaccgcccagttatccacaaaggtcatccctaaaatcaaccacaaagcctacctaccgcacttccaatgacaaacaccacatttagcgtaaaccaaaacaccaaccaagaaatgaattttgcagcgagaaagccttagaattcaccctgattccagtgtcctatgctgacttgctcccatatctacttgataattcaatggtagccataaccctagccaaggttcatcaacctctatttcttcgagaatacgactcgaacgcaacgtgtgcttgtcacggagaagccccgaggcgttccattgagcattgtaagGCTctaaagcgtaaggtgcaaggtctaattgatgcgggctggctgaaatttgaggagaatcgcgtgtaaatacCGACATttacaagagatgccacacatggggcaattttgaaagctgttgttagatgtctctaatgactcatcataattttcaagtgcaagccattggtctgtttgctcaagcgacctgtgctcttgagtttggacttccaagaccgttcaatcagagattactcgtcttgcacgttggtgggggtgccgtaaaacaacgagtaaagttcaaaacaaataagtttcaaaataaaaaaaaggggttcaaaaagaaaaagaaaaagaaacatttgattgactgtgttttcaagacgttcatatgacctcattccggaaagtttgtctttttagagagaagtgagttatcaagaatatgaTGTTGGACAAAGGGCCTCAGTTAACTTAAGAAaaatgggggttgaattaagatacaaaggctattccccaattaaactttcactctctttttggatgacgttgctatttagcaacattctgcccggcgaccacaatgccaatctccccttgcagatgtatcggttggtctgtgccgtcatgacataggtaagtatacacatggttcaattgatttctgatgtcatctattgtttgcagggatcgcgcccacaagacgcccagtgggcccgaagaagtccaacagggccctggggtttccagctctggttacgggcctctgtagtcctacagggtgcccgttcccccagcgaggtcatgccatcgtgacataggtaagtatacatatggttcaactgatttctgataccatctattgtttgcaggaatcgcacccacaaagacacccagtggacccggagaagtccaacagggccctggggtttccagctctggttacgggcctctgtagtcctacagggtacccgttccccccggcaaggtcacatcatcataggtaagtatgcacatcgctcaactgatttttgatttcatctattatttgcagggatcgcgcctgcaagacacccagtggacccgaagaagtccaacagggtcttggagttgtcaagctctaattacgggtctctgtcagttctatggAGTACCTGTCActtccagcaagggcatcaggccccctactaatcgagcttttatcaagaagtactgcatcCATAGGCAGGCGcaaggcgaaacaccacagcagcctgaggatggccggcagcgggcaacagacgcaccgccatcacctctagagttcacctcagctcatccacaaaaaggttagagcgttgcttacgacccatggccgaccaagtccaaagtcaaaggtaagcaaagtactaggtccgtgaccgacaagccatcaagcgtccagctcaagacgttaaagaagcgctactaggaggcaacctagtaccttttaaatctctgcttgttatttgatcactttttgtttctcaagtcatagtaggacacacctagttgctcatgatcctaggaatttaaataaaacaagcacaagctcggaaggtagtcatacctcacaaaatatatatatgtatgtttaggtagtgaaaatacctaagatatgcatgtatgtaaacaaaaatacttcacaaaatatatatatatatatatatatatgtatgtttagatatgcatgtatgtagcaaaaagatatctcacaaagtatatatatgtatgtttaggtagcaagataccttggatatgcatgtatatagcaaaaatatctcacgaaacatatatatgtatgtttaggtagcaagataccttggacacgcatgtatatagcaaaatgtctcacaaaaatatacgtatgtttaggtagcaaaatacctcatggaaaaaaagagagcaaaaagagagcgagcaagaaaagaataagaaggaagaaaaaaaaagaaaataaaaataataaaggttgtctagctaaaaaatgacatgcttgtgaaaagagataacttccagcttttctttgaaaaattcactgatcataaccagtttttgaaaaaatgtgtatacatttGAAGGGTGAgtgttgtgaaaattttcccgaacgcccaaaatggactcggatgaatgcatgaattgataaaaaacatattttggaaac contains:
- the LOC102670354 gene encoding replication protein A 70 kDa DNA-binding subunit A produces the protein MEQLPFRKFRFVAFSSVIAGHFKIGLLVDVIGVVDEVVFRYVSSKNTRVVLNLKDLSGQVLSYTLWENYCLQFLSYLNDIEDERLIVILLTHARIKEAQGSYPASVSNSFKASKLMINDLMLEIQEFRESLLDLGIEVRSILTPIGQGSSQVSRSSQLSSKDAFLSNTEEFVCVTVAKITTIVMDNYSWCYLACGQCYKKTGMQTVSFTCLCGKENDQPELRYRVEVIVNHKGEQTKFLIWDCECAQLIGQSTDEVNRFKIEDGDVDLNASPQALDRLLGCFLAFRVKVQPTFRNSVVLKYSNESDLINVVLDMIPDSEPCCKIENSILESTDPTVLESQSLSITADHDGPMVGSSEPIEFESQSVSITGDHDPLLKIPLTPIKRVSSDELDNEGKNFQISPAEVSSNKLARHS